GACTTAACTTTTActagtaaatatcagtattgcttacaacagcttaacaccttcacttgtacctgaaccagcaataatcaaattagttctcacaagctaagcaaaagtacacaaactaaacatagtcaaattagaataatatggcaagcaatttcaacactgatgttgtgcgtggattcggattagttatgcataacataatttctccacattCACccataacaatatataaattgGATTGTTATAATTTGCTATATAAATTTTACTTGGCTTACACATACAGCgtttgttattaaaatatagttaTACAAATTTGTAGACCTTATCTTATTACCAGATATAACACAAGAACACCGAATTAATCAGAACATATAAAAATACTCTAAAATGAAGCACAATAGCATAATAAATTTCATTAGAGAAATAAATCAggcaataattatataattttgtgTGAGACATTgagatattttttaaaattgctgaataaaaacaaaattcatTCTTGAAGTTAATGTGATATTTTGTtacatttattgttttttatcaaaGTGGGAAAAGCGGATGAACAATATCAAAAGTGGCAGACACCCAAGTTTCTTCTCTTGAAAGGCATGATAAGCTTTTAAAGACATATATTACTGTTGCATAAAACAGGAAGTAcgttttttatttctgttggGTATGCCAGGCCTAAAGCAAGCATGCTCTGGGCATGGAAATTCCACATGCCAGCAAAATTCAAAGTGCTCACAATCACGGTAAAGTGCCTCTATGACACTGTTTTTTTAGTTACTCGCTGATGAATCTGTACTATAAGTTGTCTTTTCTAGTGGATATCAGGTTACCAATGTGTCTCTGCTCATTTCCTTTAATTCATTTACATCTTTGGTAGTTTCAACAGAATTGTTAGCTGCATTTTTGAAGCGATGCATTGATCATTATACAAAATTCTTGGCCACAAAACAACATGAGCTACACATGTGTTTCATTCACGCATATGCTTGCAGTTGTTTCTTGTTTGATAAGGAAATTGGCTTTTTTAAAAGATTAGCTTTGCAGGCGGCAGTATTGTTttaaaccatctctcacaaaaTAATACGGATACAGTGAAGTCATTAAGAGATATTTTTCAGGATTCGTATTTTGAATTAGCTTTGCCTTATGTTTTTTACTCCTTTTTGACTTTCATGAAAATTTCAATGGTGCGTCTAACCATTTGGATGGAGAAAAGATCAACACCAAAAGGCCATACTCATATTCACTTAATTAACAACATCATACTAGAGAGACCTTACTCAACGTGTGTCTTCATTCATTCAAGATGGCTCATAcaatttttggaagataaagCATTGCCCAGAGGCAGTTTTTCATATCACATGAGCATCAGTCATAACGaatattatttcaaaatatactttgtttaaaaaaggtAACTGAAGTCTGACAGTGCAATGGATCAGAAGTACAACTCTTAATGACAGACACTGGCCACAGATTGTACATGGCTCCCTCCTGTAAAAGAACTCATTTGAAGACCCATTAATTAAAACTTCTAACGTCTGTGTTAATAGGCAGGTCTGTGTTGATAGGCAGGTCTGTGTTGATAGGCAGGTCTGTGTTGATAGGCAGGTCTGTGTTGATAGGCAGGTCTGTGTTGATAGGCAGGTCTGTGTTGATAGGCAGGGCTCCGTACATGTTTCACCCAAGCTCAATGCCTGAGTTACACAGGGTGGTAACTATAGCCATACTCCACCATTATGTTTACCACCTATGCTTCATCTCCGCTGAACCCTTCTGTAAGCTGCCTTGCTACTCTGTAGTCCATCTGACCCATTCAAACTCGAGCAACAACAGTGAACATAGAGCGCCACTTATGTCAGGCACTTGCAATGTAAAAATATTGTAGCAGGAAAAAGACGTCTTCTTATGACAACCACCAATATTGCTTTTCATTGTTTTAAGCGTGTTCTCATTTGGTGATCTGAAACTCATCCCAAATGCTACCAGACTTTCTATAAGTTTAACCAAgccaaacatttttgtttgtatcATGCGTTTTTGATGCCGTTATTCAAGTATACATGCTTCAACAGTTTTCTTCAAGTTTTGCGATTGAACCGGGTTTTTGTGTTATGAAGCCTGAAAAAGAACAGTTGTTGTAGGAAATTTCATATAATACATACTagcagaatactagcagaatactagcagaatactaacagaatactagcagaatactagcagaatactagcagaatactagcagaatactagcagaatactagcagaatactagcagaataCTAGAAAAATGCCCGATGTCTAGGAgttctttcattttcaatcagatagcctgcaaGTGGGTGGTCCTCATTGACTGGGTAGCTCAGTAGCTGGTTACTGAGGCTGGAAAGGAGGCTAGTTCTTAATAACCAGAcgaagttttaaaaccaaagttTTGGTGACCTTTTTTAAAGTCCTGGAGTGTATGCCTGTGAAGTATGGACAAAATTGGTTATAAAAGGTAAAAAGGCATACATGTGCACATGCCTTCCCCACATACACACGGACACACCTTCCCCACATATACACGCGCACACCTTCCCCACATACACACGCGCACCTTTCCCACATACACACGCGCACCTTTTCCACATACACACGCGCACCTTTCCCACATAAACACCCGCACATGCCTTCTCCACATACACATGTGCACAACTTCTCcacatacacacgcacgcacCTTCTCCACATACACACGCGCACACCTTCTCCACATACACACGCGCACCTTTCCCACATACACACTCGTACCTTTCCCACATACACACGCGCACCTTTTCCACATACACACGTGCACCTTTCCCACAGACACACGTGCACCTTTCCCACATACACACGTGCACACCTTCCCCACATACACACGCCCACCTTTCCCAcatacacacgcgcacacacctTCCCCTACATACACTCGCACACACCTTCGTCACATACACACGCGCACCTTTCCCCCATACACACGCGCACCTTTCTCACATATACACGCGCACACACCTTCTccacatacacacgcacaccTTTCCCACATACACATGTGCAGACCTTCCccacatacacacgcacactcCTTCCCCACACacactaatataaatattatctttaaaaacaactaaatacattAGTTGTTCTTAAAaacaacttcaagaaaaacTAATGTAAATTGTGACCTAGTATGTTTTTTAGCTTGATTCATTCATCAAATTCTATGCTGTACCTTCGTCTTGAAACCTACGGtaaatataaacttttaaaCTCAGAAAAGGAACAATTTCTGTTGTtgccattttttaaaatttattcattttatttgggtctactttttataacataattccattttttcaaaattctgaGTTCCGTTTTCTACACACATGCATAACTTTTTATAAAGgcgaaaaaaattgtttcattttgcTATTTACTTTGGCACTACCAATTTTCTAAGACGATGGCATAAATATGTTGAAAcattcattttttaaattttatatatccAGAAGAACACAATAAACTAAAACAACTTCTGCTTtttttgcacaaaataaatgttttctgAAACTGTAGTTACAacaaaacaaactatatttacAACAGAAAAGTGAAACCACTCAGGTTTGCAGATCAATCTGATAAAAATACACACGAGCACAAAGCACCATGCTTAAATCACTATTATGTGACAACTAGACCGATCAGGGAAACAAGCAAATATGACATATACTCTATGAAAAAAACTCTATACAGATTTTGGGTAATATACAAATAGGTATATTGGCTAACACTCAAAAAGTGTTcattaacataaaaatgtatctTTCAGCCTTGTCTCAGTAACGATGCCAGCACAGCATGCTCATTCTTTTTTCAGATGTTTCATCTTTCAATGAGCATAAATGGAAGATCTTTGCAAATCTAGTATACAGAAATGTTGAGGTCTCGTGTCTTGTGAATGCTTTAGTATAAGGAGAACTCTCGGTTTGTAAGCTGCATGTCATGTACAAACCTGCAAAAGAGATAGCAAAGTGTGGGGAGatagtataattattattatatcatattatacatgtatatcactatAAACATGTACAGGCAGCAGTTGGCAACCCACAAGCAGAATGTACTCAAAAATTTTAGATACCACCAAGAAACATGATTACAGTGGATGATAAATTGGCTGAGTAGAAATAGAGATTGTTTGTGACCATTTCGAGTTTGTGCTCATAGCTGGAGAGTTGTGTGTTGTTGAAGATGATTTGTCTAGAACATTCCAAACTTGTCGCAACTCAGAGGTGTCCAACCTTTTTAGAGTGAGGGCCATTATGTAAAGTCAAGTCTAGGTCTTATTCATTGTCTCTCAGTAATGCAGTTATTAACTTTCTCTCAGTAGTACAGTTATTCATTGTCTCTCAGTAGTACAGTTATTCATTGTCTCTCAGTTGTGCAGTTATTCATGGTCTCTCAGTAGTACAGTTATTCATTGTCTCTCAGTAGTACAATTATTCATTGTCTCTCAGTAGTACAATTATTCATTGTCTCTCAGTAGTACATTTATTCATTGTCTCTCAGTAGTACAGTTATTCATTGTCTCTCAGTAGTACAGTTATTCATTGTCTCTCAGTAGTACAATTATTCATTGTCTCTCAGTAGTACAATTATTCATTTTCTCTCAGTAGTACATTTATTCATTGTCTCTCAGTAGTACAGTTATTCATTGTCTCTCATTAGTACAGTTATTCATTGTCTCTCAGTAGTACAGTTATTCATTGTCTctcagtaatacagttattcATTGTCTCTCAGTAGTACAGTTATTCATGGTCTCTCAGTAGTACAGTTATTCATTGTCTCTCAGTCGTACAGTTATTCATTGTCTCTCAGTAGTACAATTATTCATTGCCTTTCAGTAGTGCAGTTATTCATTGTCTCTCAGTAGTACAGTTATTCATTGTCTCTCAGTTGTGCAGTTATTCATGGTCTCTCAGTAGTACAGTTATTCATTGTCTCTCAGTAGTACAATTATTCATTGTCTCTCAGTAGTACAATTATTCATTGTCTCTCAGTAGTACAGTTATTCATTGTCTCTCAGTAGTACAGTTATTCATTGTCTCTCAGTAGTACAGTTATTCATTGTCTCTCAGTAGTACAATTATTCATTGCCTTTCAGTAGTGCAGTTATTCATTGTCTCTCAGTAGTACAGTTATTCATTGTCTCTCAGTAGTACAGTTATTCATTGCCTTTCAGTAGTGCAGTTATTCATTGTCTCTCAGTAGTACAGTTATTCATTGTCTctcagtaatacagttattcATTGTCTCTCAGTAGTACAGTTATTCATGGTCTCTCAGTAGTACAGTTATTCATTGTCTCTCAGTAGTACAGTTATTCATTGTCTCTCAGTAGTACAGTTATTCATTGTCTCTCAGTAGTACCGTTATTCATTGCCTTTCAGTAGTGCAGTTATTCATTGTCTTTCAGTAGTACAGTTATTCATTGTCTCTCAGTTGTGCAGTTATTCATTGCATGCTAGTAGTACAATCATTTAGAGCCCCTTTAGAGCCCCAAGAGATGATATTTTTGACTACCACGAATTGTTTAAATACAGCACTTGTAGtttaaaaattcatacatgGGTGTCGATTGCATCTAAGGATTGCCCTTCTAGTCATAAAATCTAAATTGGTTTTTGCTGCTTTATCCCCTTTTATAACACGACTTAGCCAGACTTACTCCTAATTTTGAGCTGTTAGATAGTTGCTTGAATAAAACACTATTTACCTCAAACCTCTCCTAACTAATGTGTGTAGAGCACAATTATTGCAATTTCTTTTCGTGTGAGTTGAAATGTATAAAAGGCTACTGTTTGTAGTACTTAATTGCAGCGCAATTCAAAAAGTCTTTTTCTCAAAAGACATCGATTAAGCTCTACATTAAATGATTTTTCATATGTCATCAAACAACAAGACACAACTAAAATGATTTTGGGTTTGTGCCAAAATAATCATGCATAGTAATAACAGTTCGTTTTTGCATTGTTGGTGGTTAGCTCTGAAGTGCGCAGAATGTCAAAGAAGTGATGGTTGTTTTGGGAGTTGGAGAGTGGTAGAGATTCCAGTGGCAACTGTGCACCTTATGAGCAGTAAGACTTATTCTCTTAAGAAGGTCAAAGTTCATGTAAGAATCAAATTCACAACTACACTAATTATTTCTAGGCTATTTGAAGTTTTGTGCTACAATCCTTTGTTATAAATTTAACTAAAATCATTCATATAACACTGACAGAGATTCTTATGAATAGCTAATTTTGATTTGCTTTACAATGAGGCTCGCAAAACTCTAAATATTGTGTTACTTTGTAATAGAATATGGATCTTCTAAACCAATTTTCCCAATTTTTAATACTACCTAAAATTGGTGTATGCTTACTTAGTCATTTCACTGTTGACATGTGTAAAGCGAGGTACAGTTGCCCAGGATTCATTTTGTTTCAGAGGTTCATCCTTTCTCCATGCTGCTATTTGCTGTGTTGTTGTCATAGGTATTCGATATATTTCGATGGGCTCTAAAAATACATAATTAAAAATCTGGCATTAATGATATTTTCATTATAGCATAGGCTTTTGGTGAAAATTTTGCCAATTCAGGAAAAAGTATTGTCACAAAGTAAAGATTCCAAGAGATTCAAAATGCTAGCACATCATTGAGAAAGTTTTATCAGatttgcatttatttattataaaataaaaacaagggtgaaataaaaatatgttacaaacaaCAGAGGATTCCTAAATGTACATGCAACCGGCTTACAACTGCCATGTTATTGCCACAATATATCATTCAGATCAGATACCTTTGGGATTTCTGCAATGCTTTGTTCGTAACCGCATGTGCTCTTTCCATGATTCTTCACCAGCTAATCCTGGGCCTGGTCCATAGCCGCTAGTTTGATTTTTTGGTACAATAGATCTTCTAGGTGGCACATAGCCCGCAATTGGAGGCAGTGGAGTAATGTCTGTGCCACCTGGCTTTTGCTCCCTTTTAAGCCACTCTTCTCTTGTATAATCTGGTCGCATTGCAGCTCTTCTTATTTTATTCTGATAACCAACTTGAGTTAAGCCAAAAAATGCCATTTCGTGTTTATTATCAGGTGAGAGCAGCTAATCGTATGCTTATAACTACTGCTATTCAAATATTATAGCCATTAAATCAAGAATCGGTAAGACTTTGGTTAATTGTTGTTGTCCGTGACAACATGCCGGAAATGCTACAGTCCATTCTGCAGAAAAATATTCTGTCGTTCTTTATCGAGTAACCCAACAATTTTCGATTAAAGATATATCGGCACAGGAAATAGCTGTCGATCTCAGATAAATCTAACTAACAGCGTTACGCGTCTAACCTTCCCGTACTATGACTACTCGGCTAAGCATAGGTCGCCATTCATTCAAGGAGATCGCTTATGTAGTTGATCGCTATAAGCAGATATCAATCGTTACAATCCATCAAAAGTATGGCAAGTGGTGGATCTCTAGCATTCGACGAATATGGTAGACCATTCATTATTATCAAAGATCAAGACCAGAAAAAGCGCTTGACTGGTATTGATGCACACAAAGTAAGtaaaaaatgacaatttttttctttttccaaGCGCTTCTAGAATGTTCCTTTGTATGTTACGATAATATTTTGAGCTACAGTTGTAGAGTAAACCATCAAGTAGTTATGATAATTAAGAATTAAACACCACCAAAAGGCGATATGACTAAACAATTCAAATGAGTGACCGTAGCAAAGCTTCTGTATCAAGGCCTTTAGATTACTAGTGGCTGATCGGTATGTTTACGCGAGAAAGTTTGGGCCACTCAAAAGCACAATTTTCGCCTAACTTCAATAAATACTACTCCGACACTAGTTCAAAAGTTGTTACTTAAATTGAGCAAACATTCATTCAATCTCTGCGGTGGGATTTTGGAAGATAAGTTCTTCAGAAGAAATGAGTAGTTTGGGCATCTTTAGAATGCACTTCTTTGTCTAACGAACACACAGCTGCACATAGATAATCAAGTTTTTCTTGAGGTAGCATTTTCAGAATCGCAAGTTTTCAGTATAATATTTTGGGCATTATTGAGTtctgactatatatatatagttatatagctatagttatatagtttatatatacatgtatattagtttTGGTATATAATTTAGCTTTTGATTGCTAACAATTCTATTGTGAATCCATTTCCCAATAGGCTTTTTGTCATTGTGCATTATTTTTGTACTATGTAAAGAAATCCCAGAATATAACCTTGTAAGCCAATATATGAGATTTTTATCAATGTTATAAAGTTGATGGCTATATGACTTTGTAGTCTCACATTTTGGCTGCCAAGTCGGTCACTTCAATTATTCGCACGTCGTTGGGGCCTAAAGGTCTCGATAAAATGATGGTTACCCCAGATGGCGAAGTCACAGTAACTAATGATGGTGCTACAATACTCAAGATGATGGATGTTGATCATCAGATCGCCAAACTTCTTGTTCAGTTATCACAATCACAGGATGATGAAATTGGCGATGGCACTACTGGTGTTGTTGGTAATCACTTTAGTTTCATATATTTCCAACTGTGTAAGATATCACAcctataattcaaatttctgtAGTCGTTTATAAACAGCAATAGTCAATTTTTAGtgagaaaaaaattgtaataaatttttttgaaagaattgaaaGTTTATATTATTAGAGCTAGACTAAAAACAACAATAGTCGCTGCTGAAAGAGGATGTAATCATTCTTGTAATTAGGAGACATTATCTCACTACTGTATTCTACAAGTTCGGCTAATTTATATTAATGACTAGCTGTAATACCTggtgttgcctgggtaataaaaaagtatttgcatcgAAAATTTATTTGTCTACAACATTCGCCGTTCTAACTTTAAactaccgtaagtccttatgctcaagccgcgtggcctgtcgttgggcgcggcttctggttcaaggtcataagccgctgctaaagccaagtttttaaaacttacgtggggctcagggcggcttctcgataaatgcggtctctgctcagttccgcgctataaccatagaatcgcagtcatgatacacttttatgtacggggttttggcgacctactcgtctATTTTCagggtcatgtttatggaatacttaagaataaagaagaatttatcgctcatgtttaactcaccacagtcataggtaattaacaccttttcattcttgaccagcatctttccataaacatgaagccctctaacagtgcaataaaaatctagctgagacatggcaaacaagttattgatgcaagggtttaggaattttaattcgaacttggaagtaaaagaaaattcttttcacgtgtactgatgtagcctggtttcttattcaagaggacgggggtatagcgaaacccgtctcaacactctcgctcccgaagggggtcaaggatgacaaatctcagtcattagccgcggtctgtgggcatacgcggcttgttggaggattattttttctttcgtgagacatctgtttttgagcacaagccgcgcggcttgagcatgaggacttacggtacatgttatgagaaaagtgttttgtgtagttgaaaaaaatttaatagaaaataaaaacaactgtaaacgttttcaaactttgtcaaacaactgtaactttcataCTTGATACCATGAGGAAAATTTATTGTTAAGgtcaaaaaaatttacaaaagaaACTAtcaaaagggtttagatgtaaatgtgaaataattagcaagtaatagctaaattaattcagttttgctatgattgcaataaaagatgattcggtaatgatacaattaatacaaactgagaaaacaaaataaaaatcctgattatgttgaattaatagtaacaATTATTGCCTAGAAATGTGTGTGgataaaaaagattactgttccagcagaagctatccatcaaaactttgaatacgatgatactggtatctctcgatagcagtacaaatgtaaaaatgagatatcgtactgtcttgttcagaatgtcgaggctcttcccacGGAGATAATATTATTTTCCgcatgagaagaattggccttgacccccaGATATAGTACTCAAACCTTAcgaaaaaatttataatattggcaTCGTAACGCATGGGTGCACTGtgaaaataattagcatgtcaTACGGTATACACTATAGGGTATATGATAGCATAGTTGATCAATATATggttgtagctcagtggtaaagcgCCTGAATAAGTACATTGTGAGTGCATTCGTCataagttcaaatccatcagaacgcGGATTTTCAATTCCATGATTTTAACAGCTGTAGCTGGAGGGGCGCGCATACACACCAatgttgagaaatatatatatatataaattacattGATTTTTTTGTATTCTATACAGTGTTAGCGGGTGCACTTTTGGAAAAAGCTGAGGAGTTGCTGGACAAGGGTATTCATCCCATTAGAATCGCTGATGGTTATGAGATGGCTGCCAAAGTTGCTTATGATCACTTAGAAACGATCTCTGAAAGGTTTCCTGACCCTAGAAAGGACTTGGAACCATATATCCAAACTGCCATGACCACCTTAGGATCTAAAATGTgagattttaatttatttctttGATTGCTGGATTCCTTACTGTTGCAGATGTACTTGTACTTGATGTTACATATTTACCTTTAGGTTTTTGCGTGTCTAAATTACATGTATTGCTGCATAGTAGTACAAGTCCAGACAACACGCTAGATGAACTTGCAAGGATTACTGGTTGCCTGTTGTTCAAAGCAGTGATCATCGAGACCTTGTCACAATTAGCATTGATAAAATGCTACTCAAGGAGtgtaataaacaaaatatttcacaCGCTAAAGTGTTGTATGTTGCTATATTGGAGCAAGTATTGTTTAGTGTGAATCGATGTCATCGAAAGATGGCAGAAATAGCTGTGGATGCTGTGATGGCTGTGGCAGACATGGAAAGACGTGATGTGGACTTTGAGTTGGTAAAGATGGAAGGCAGAGTTGGTGGCAAGCTGGAGGATACAATGCTCATCAAGGGTGTACTGGTGGATAAGGATATGAGTCATCCACAGATGCCCAAAGTGAGCAATATTCTTTCAGGCTTGTTAGCCATGCGTGTCCAAATTACTTGTATTGCAGCACAGTAATATGGGTCCAGACAACACGCTAAACAAATCAACAGAGTACTAGTTGCTTGTCTTTCAAAGCAGCGATCATCGAAACTCTGTTACATTTTACAAAAGTTCTGCATGATATTGCGAAAGTTCTAGTTCATGTCACATTGCGAAAGTTCTAGTTCATATCTTATTAGCAAATATACCTTGACATTTTCTAGTTTAACTTCAGGTTGTCAAAGATGCAAAAATGGCTATTTTAACATGTGCATTCGAGCCGCCAAAACCAAAGACAAAACATAAACTGGACGTCACATCT
Above is a window of Watersipora subatra chromosome 3, tzWatSuba1.1, whole genome shotgun sequence DNA encoding:
- the LOC137391551 gene encoding sperm microtubule inner protein 11-like, with amino-acid sequence MAFFGLTQVGYQNKIRRAAMRPDYTREEWLKREQKPGGTDITPLPPIAGYVPPRRSIVPKNQTSGYGPGPGLAGEESWKEHMRLRTKHCRNPKEPIEIYRIPMTTTQQIAAWRKDEPLKQNESWATVPRFTHVNSEMTKFVHDMQLTNREFSLY